One window of Solwaraspora sp. WMMA2056 genomic DNA carries:
- a CDS encoding zinc ribbon domain-containing protein yields the protein MYFGFSNFRCGFIGALSIAPLWVPWQTRSASADGGCLMVIQGEELAMAPSRGARREITDGAELNDVRVVAPNVSLGSLRSPLSGLLYCATCERQMIVMSRLNGRAYGAPCGCRLSPVDALTVERLVFNAVEARHPELLAGSTSLDPSSVFREVLAEVRIGGAVDELEFIWST from the coding sequence ATGTATTTCGGGTTTTCAAACTTTCGTTGCGGTTTCATCGGCGCGTTAAGCATTGCACCACTGTGGGTGCCCTGGCAGACTCGATCTGCATCCGCCGATGGTGGCTGCCTGATGGTGATCCAGGGTGAGGAGTTGGCGATGGCCCCAAGCCGTGGCGCGCGCCGTGAGATCACTGACGGTGCCGAGTTGAATGATGTTCGGGTCGTTGCGCCCAATGTGTCCCTTGGTAGTTTGCGATCTCCGCTGTCCGGGCTGCTCTACTGTGCAACTTGCGAACGGCAAATGATCGTGATGTCCAGGCTGAACGGTCGGGCCTACGGTGCCCCGTGCGGCTGCCGGCTCAGCCCGGTCGACGCGCTCACCGTCGAGCGACTCGTCTTCAACGCCGTCGAAGCGCGCCACCCGGAGCTCCTCGCCGGCTCAACCTCGCTTGATCCGTCCAGCGTGTTTCGAGAGGTGCTGGCCGAGGTCAGGATAGGCGGAGCCGTGGATGAACTGGAATTCATCTGGTCCACGTGA
- a CDS encoding YcnI family protein, whose product MHPTLRHVARLGAVAALAGGAVLLAGAPAAAHVTVTPTVTTADSYTVLTVSVPHGCDGSATTKVAIQIPELINAVTPTINQGWTVEKVMADLDPPVTDSHGNELTQRVAEIVYTAKTPLPEGHRDVFELSLKLPDAAGERLVFPSIQTCEQGETAWAQVPAEGEDGEDLEHPAPWFMITAAEEAPAADGDDTVPAALTTTDSATDSGPTSLLGWIGLILGLLGFIAGALALHRTRKAA is encoded by the coding sequence ATGCACCCCACCCTTCGTCATGTCGCGCGCCTCGGTGCCGTCGCCGCCCTCGCCGGCGGCGCGGTGCTGCTCGCCGGCGCACCGGCGGCCGCCCACGTCACCGTCACCCCGACGGTGACCACCGCCGACTCCTACACCGTGCTGACCGTGTCGGTGCCGCACGGCTGCGACGGCTCGGCGACCACCAAGGTCGCCATCCAGATCCCCGAGCTGATCAACGCGGTGACGCCGACGATCAACCAGGGCTGGACCGTGGAGAAGGTGATGGCCGACCTCGACCCGCCGGTGACCGACAGCCACGGCAACGAACTGACCCAGCGGGTGGCCGAGATCGTCTACACCGCCAAGACCCCACTGCCCGAAGGGCACCGGGACGTCTTCGAGCTGTCCCTGAAGCTGCCCGACGCCGCCGGTGAGCGCCTGGTCTTTCCGTCGATCCAGACCTGCGAGCAGGGCGAGACGGCGTGGGCCCAGGTGCCGGCCGAGGGCGAGGACGGCGAGGACCTGGAGCACCCGGCACCCTGGTTCATGATCACCGCTGCCGAGGAGGCGCCGGCCGCCGACGGCGACGACACCGTTCCGGCCGCGCTCACCACCACGGACTCCGCCACTGACAGCGGTCCCACCTCACTGCTCGGCTGGATCGGCCTGATCCTCGGCCTGCTCGGGTTCATCGCCGGCGCCCTCGCCCTGCACCGGACGAGGAAGGCAGCCTAG
- a CDS encoding GPP34 family phosphoprotein — protein sequence MLLADEFFLLAHHDITGRARLHPRAVGLGLASAVLAELVTVGAAAVDAGQLWVVNPDAPADALGRSALRLLLDEPEHTAVRTWLTVLSERAPTHVAQRLAAAGVVRAEQSRRLLRSRTVYVPMDMNTAAWPWARLSMRLRRGEPLTEPDLFLAGLSVETGLDTYLLDGAQPEVRRHLAGLLGNLRPDLRGLLRHTGAAVGNAVMSGRA from the coding sequence GTGCTGCTCGCCGATGAGTTCTTCCTGCTCGCCCACCACGACATCACCGGCCGGGCCCGGCTGCACCCGCGAGCGGTCGGGCTGGGCCTGGCCAGTGCGGTCCTCGCCGAACTCGTCACCGTAGGAGCGGCGGCGGTCGACGCCGGCCAGCTCTGGGTGGTCAACCCGGACGCGCCGGCCGATGCCCTGGGCCGATCCGCACTGCGGCTGCTGCTCGACGAACCGGAGCACACCGCGGTGCGGACCTGGCTGACCGTACTGTCCGAACGGGCCCCCACCCACGTCGCGCAGCGCCTCGCCGCCGCCGGAGTGGTCCGCGCCGAGCAGAGCCGCCGGTTGCTGCGCAGCCGCACCGTCTACGTACCGATGGACATGAACACCGCCGCCTGGCCATGGGCCCGGCTGTCGATGCGGCTACGCCGGGGTGAACCACTCACCGAACCGGACCTGTTCCTCGCCGGTCTGTCGGTCGAGACCGGCCTGGACACCTACCTGCTCGACGGCGCCCAACCCGAGGTGCGCCGACACCTCGCCGGCCTGCTGGGCAACCTGCGCCCGGACCTGCGCGGTCTGCTGCGCCACACCGGGGCGGCAGTAGGCAACGCGGTCATGTCCGGCCGCGCCTGA
- a CDS encoding DUF6745 domain-containing protein, whose protein sequence is MTAPTRRDAAGTISTISVGSTTSTTSAGYAERALARWWAAEPIRREWLDHGLDTAPADRPATEDIVARLYARHRRQRPRFRWVDSPHEALSLVAGLPTHDMLHRWVTGRPPPGVPPLVSDLVAGWSRLRTALDDGAGHPDLTPPPQSRGRSGGRGGGRRSADRRADAGGADPPGTRWPVLPPAEAFAAGVPLRVVLRQGICAALRVSLVDGFVLPVRAALAASGRPVPSAWYGQQDAYWVAYYDALRRLGLAHYRRADEAQLDEWATLARQAGWWWPGERTCVLVDRPVVLRTDPVPGGWHDERRLARDGAAPIRYRDGWSPSLRAVPG, encoded by the coding sequence ATGACCGCGCCGACGCGGCGTGACGCCGCCGGCACCATCTCCACCATCTCTGTCGGCTCCACCACCTCCACCACCTCTGCCGGCTACGCCGAGCGGGCTCTCGCCCGGTGGTGGGCGGCCGAACCGATCCGGCGCGAGTGGCTCGACCACGGGCTCGACACCGCGCCGGCCGACCGGCCCGCCACAGAGGACATCGTGGCCCGCCTCTACGCCCGGCACCGCCGTCAGCGCCCCCGATTCCGCTGGGTCGACTCACCACACGAGGCGTTGTCACTGGTGGCTGGACTGCCCACACACGACATGCTGCACCGCTGGGTCACCGGTCGACCGCCGCCGGGCGTACCGCCGCTGGTCAGCGACCTCGTCGCAGGGTGGTCCCGGCTGCGCACCGCGCTGGACGACGGTGCCGGCCATCCTGATCTGACTCCGCCACCGCAGTCGCGTGGCCGGTCGGGCGGCCGGGGCGGCGGTCGTCGGTCGGCCGACCGACGGGCCGATGCCGGCGGTGCGGACCCGCCGGGGACCCGCTGGCCGGTGCTGCCGCCGGCCGAGGCGTTCGCCGCAGGTGTCCCGCTGCGGGTCGTGCTGCGCCAGGGAATCTGTGCGGCGTTGCGGGTCAGTCTCGTCGACGGCTTCGTCCTGCCGGTCCGCGCGGCACTCGCGGCCTCGGGTCGGCCGGTGCCCAGTGCCTGGTACGGGCAGCAGGACGCGTACTGGGTCGCGTACTACGACGCGCTGCGTCGGCTCGGCCTGGCCCACTACCGCCGGGCCGACGAGGCGCAGCTCGACGAGTGGGCGACGCTGGCCCGTCAGGCCGGCTGGTGGTGGCCGGGGGAGCGGACCTGTGTGCTCGTCGACCGGCCGGTGGTGCTCCGTACCGACCCGGTGCCGGGCGGTTGGCACGACGAGCGCCGCCTGGCGCGCGACGGTGCGGCACCGATCAGGTATCGCGATGGGTGGTCTCCGTCGTTGCGGGCGGTGCCGGGCTGA
- a CDS encoding DUF4360 domain-containing protein, which translates to MKKVLVGTRHGFLAALGAALALSLATPAHAAPVTTPHTPDSDITVEVLAANGSGCAPGTAVVVANPDKSGFRIRYFDFVASAGRGVDTTASRKNCQLGVLVKVPAGWTFAVATADYRGRARIPAGATGRQRTHYYWQGSSESSRTEATFGGPYNSYWSAEDVAPVLYYLPCGQQRVLNINTELRVEAGTATTVASMSMTTTEGDVDTLFNLKWERC; encoded by the coding sequence ATGAAGAAAGTCCTCGTCGGCACGAGACACGGGTTCCTCGCCGCGCTCGGCGCGGCTCTCGCGCTGTCCCTGGCCACGCCGGCCCACGCGGCACCCGTCACGACCCCCCACACGCCGGACAGCGACATCACCGTCGAGGTGCTGGCCGCCAACGGCTCCGGCTGCGCCCCAGGGACCGCCGTCGTCGTCGCCAACCCTGACAAGTCCGGGTTCCGGATCCGCTACTTCGACTTCGTCGCCAGCGCCGGACGGGGCGTCGACACGACCGCCAGCCGGAAGAACTGCCAGCTGGGTGTCCTGGTCAAGGTGCCGGCCGGCTGGACCTTCGCTGTCGCCACCGCCGACTACCGGGGTCGCGCCCGGATCCCCGCCGGCGCGACCGGCCGCCAGCGCACCCACTACTACTGGCAGGGCTCGTCGGAGAGCAGCCGCACCGAGGCGACGTTCGGTGGTCCGTACAACAGCTACTGGTCCGCCGAGGACGTCGCCCCGGTGCTCTACTACCTGCCCTGTGGCCAGCAGCGGGTACTCAACATCAACACCGAGCTGCGGGTCGAGGCCGGCACCGCCACCACGGTCGCCAGCATGTCGATGACGACCACCGAGGGTGACGTCGACACCCTGTTCAACCTCAAATGGGAGCGGTGCTGA
- a CDS encoding DUF4360 domain-containing protein encodes MRKLLTRGGVVLALLASSLVVGAPASARGVMDNPPPDQVVIDLVAMAGSGCRPGTADVAVSPDNTAFTTIYSDYLVQAGPGISVTDGRRNCQLNVLVHAPAGYTFAIVKVDYRGYGLLNRGAVASQRANYYFQGMTQSTFSNHPIAAPLDDNWMVTDEVPIASVVWHPCGEKRNLNINTELRLSRGSSSGTSFLTMDSTDGSIETMYHLAWQPCP; translated from the coding sequence ATGCGTAAACTGCTGACGCGTGGCGGTGTGGTGCTTGCACTACTCGCCTCGTCACTGGTCGTGGGGGCGCCCGCGTCCGCCCGGGGTGTCATGGACAACCCGCCCCCCGACCAGGTCGTCATCGACCTGGTCGCGATGGCCGGTTCCGGCTGCCGGCCGGGCACCGCTGATGTGGCGGTATCGCCGGACAACACCGCCTTCACCACGATCTACAGCGACTACCTGGTCCAGGCCGGACCCGGCATCTCCGTCACCGACGGACGCCGCAACTGCCAGCTCAACGTGCTGGTCCACGCCCCGGCCGGCTACACCTTCGCCATCGTCAAGGTGGATTACCGAGGGTACGGCCTGCTCAACCGGGGCGCTGTCGCGTCGCAACGGGCCAACTACTACTTCCAGGGCATGACCCAGAGCACGTTCAGCAACCACCCGATCGCCGCACCGCTGGACGACAACTGGATGGTCACCGACGAGGTCCCGATCGCCTCGGTGGTCTGGCACCCCTGCGGTGAGAAGCGCAACCTCAACATCAACACCGAACTGCGGCTGAGCCGGGGCTCGTCGTCGGGGACCAGCTTCCTGACGATGGACTCGACCGACGGCAGCATCGAGACCATGTACCACCTCGCCTGGCAACCCTGCCCGTGA
- a CDS encoding GNAT family N-acetyltransferase — MNATMPAPTVRDATPDDIPQAATLLTEAFLIAPVSQWLVTDIDARVTTFRTLFTLELEHALDAGATVHIAGPLSAVAIWYHREQPVPSGRVTVHQRRMLLAAGIWQHRVAALDTLLERHRPQTPHHYLAYLGVTPWLQGRGIGSALLCHQHRLLDTAAEPAYLEATTPRNRGLYQRQGYVATEPILLPDGPSMWPMWRAPRRGDDRPAPQ, encoded by the coding sequence ATGAACGCCACCATGCCCGCACCGACCGTCCGCGACGCCACACCCGACGACATCCCACAGGCGGCGACGCTGCTCACCGAGGCGTTCCTGATCGCACCGGTGTCCCAGTGGCTCGTCACCGACATCGACGCCCGGGTCACCACGTTCCGGACGCTGTTCACCCTCGAACTGGAACACGCCCTCGACGCCGGGGCCACGGTGCACATCGCCGGGCCGCTGAGCGCTGTGGCGATCTGGTACCACCGGGAGCAGCCGGTGCCGTCCGGCCGGGTCACCGTCCACCAACGGCGGATGCTGCTCGCCGCCGGGATCTGGCAGCACCGGGTCGCCGCGCTGGACACCCTGCTCGAACGGCACCGGCCCCAGACGCCGCACCACTACCTCGCGTACCTCGGGGTCACCCCGTGGCTGCAGGGGCGGGGTATCGGCAGCGCGCTGCTGTGTCACCAGCACCGGCTCCTGGACACGGCGGCCGAACCGGCGTACCTGGAAGCCACCACGCCCCGCAACCGGGGCCTCTACCAACGCCAGGGCTACGTCGCCACCGAGCCGATCCTGCTGCCTGACGGCCCGTCGATGTGGCCGATGTGGCGCGCACCCCGTCGCGGGGACGATCGGCCCGCTCCGCAGTGA